Proteins encoded within one genomic window of Pigmentiphaga sp. H8:
- a CDS encoding cytochrome P450: MTDIAANIPVVDFDPFSDAFLTDPYDYHRRMRDAGPVVHIPKYGILAVARHAEVHGVLNDWQTFISSAGVGLANFRTEKPFRPPSLILEADPPQHTRSRTVLGRILSPKTVQQIRAQFQEVAEALIDRLLEQGTIDGVKELGEAYPLKVFPDAVGLTEDGRENLLAYGDMVFNAFGPRNQLLINAAKRVEPLTDWIMTNCQRQNLRPGGFGDQIYQAVETGELTETEAPMLVRSFLSAGVDTTVNGIGNALWCLANHPDQWDKLHANPALARQAFEESLRFEAAVQTFFRTAGRDCELAGVPIRSDTKMLTFLASANRDPRQWQNPDVFDIERRATGHMTFGSGLHGCVGQVVARLEGELILSTLARRVRRIEPLGPPTRRLNNTLRALASLPLKLHAA; this comes from the coding sequence ATGACCGATATAGCCGCCAATATCCCCGTGGTCGATTTCGACCCGTTCAGCGACGCGTTCCTGACCGATCCCTACGACTACCATCGCCGGATGCGCGATGCCGGCCCGGTGGTGCACATTCCCAAGTACGGCATCCTGGCCGTGGCGCGGCATGCCGAGGTCCATGGCGTGCTGAACGACTGGCAGACCTTCATTTCGTCGGCGGGCGTCGGGTTGGCCAATTTCCGCACGGAAAAACCGTTCCGTCCGCCCAGCCTGATCCTCGAGGCCGATCCGCCGCAGCACACCCGCTCGCGCACGGTGCTGGGCCGCATCCTGTCGCCCAAGACGGTGCAGCAGATCCGAGCGCAGTTCCAGGAGGTGGCCGAGGCGCTGATCGACCGGCTGCTGGAGCAAGGCACCATAGACGGCGTCAAGGAACTGGGCGAGGCCTATCCCCTGAAGGTCTTCCCCGACGCGGTCGGCCTGACCGAGGACGGGCGGGAGAACCTGCTGGCCTATGGCGACATGGTGTTCAACGCCTTCGGTCCCCGCAACCAGTTGCTGATCAACGCCGCCAAGCGGGTCGAACCGCTGACGGACTGGATCATGACCAACTGCCAGCGCCAGAACCTGCGGCCAGGCGGTTTCGGCGACCAGATCTACCAGGCGGTCGAGACCGGGGAACTGACCGAGACCGAGGCGCCGATGCTGGTGCGCTCCTTCCTGTCGGCGGGCGTCGACACCACGGTCAACGGCATCGGCAACGCGCTGTGGTGCCTGGCGAACCATCCGGACCAATGGGACAAGCTGCACGCCAATCCCGCGCTGGCGCGCCAGGCGTTCGAGGAATCGCTGCGCTTCGAGGCGGCGGTGCAGACCTTCTTTCGGACCGCCGGCCGCGATTGCGAGCTGGCGGGCGTGCCCATCCGCTCCGATACCAAGATGCTGACCTTCCTGGCCTCGGCCAACCGCGATCCACGCCAGTGGCAGAACCCCGACGTGTTCGACATCGAGCGCCGGGCGACCGGCCACATGACATTCGGCTCGGGCCTGCACGGCTGCGTGGGGCAGGTCGTGGCAAGGCTGGAAGGCGAACTGATCCTCTCGACGCTGGCCCGCCGGGTGCGCCGCATCGAGCCGCTGGGTCCGCCCACCCGGCGTCTGAACAACACGCTCAGGGCGCTGGCGAGCCTGCCCTTGAAACTCCACGCCGCATAA
- the ugpQ gene encoding glycerophosphodiester phosphodiesterase produces MTTGGGAASTRTWPYPRVVAHRGGGRLAPENTLAGMQEAHARHIGGVEFDVMLAADGIPVLMHDTQLGRTVPGVGDVSAFASTDLARMDAGGWFDPRFQGEPVPSLEDIVQWLRRHGMWMNIEIKPMPGHDVDTGQVVGQMMQDLYAGAAEPAGLPLFSSFSAKALGAAREAAPDIPRGLLVEEVPPDWQARLEALDCVSLHCQHDLLDAQLARRIKAAGYGLMCYTVNDPERARELFSWGVDALCTDRYDLIGADFR; encoded by the coding sequence ATGACGACCGGGGGGGGCGCCGCTTCCACCAGGACCTGGCCCTATCCCCGCGTGGTGGCCCATCGGGGAGGGGGCCGGCTGGCCCCCGAGAACACCCTGGCGGGCATGCAGGAAGCCCACGCCCGCCATATCGGCGGCGTCGAGTTCGACGTCATGCTCGCCGCCGACGGCATTCCCGTCCTGATGCACGACACCCAGTTGGGGCGCACCGTGCCTGGCGTGGGCGACGTGAGCGCATTCGCGTCCACCGACCTGGCGCGCATGGATGCCGGCGGCTGGTTCGATCCGCGTTTCCAGGGCGAGCCCGTGCCGAGCCTGGAAGACATCGTGCAATGGCTGCGCCGCCACGGCATGTGGATGAACATCGAGATCAAGCCCATGCCCGGCCACGACGTCGATACCGGACAGGTGGTGGGACAGATGATGCAGGACCTGTACGCCGGCGCCGCGGAACCGGCCGGGCTGCCCCTGTTCTCGTCGTTTTCCGCCAAGGCCCTGGGCGCCGCCCGCGAGGCCGCGCCCGATATTCCTCGCGGCCTGCTGGTGGAAGAAGTGCCGCCGGACTGGCAAGCACGCCTGGAAGCCCTGGATTGCGTCTCCCTGCATTGCCAGCACGACCTGCTCGACGCGCAACTGGCCCGCCGCATCAAGGCCGCCGGCTACGGTCTCATGTGCTACACGGTCAACGATCCCGAGCGGGCGCGCGAACTTTTCTCATGGGGCGTGGATGCCCTGTGCACCGATCGCTACGACCTGATCGGCGCCGACTTCCGCTGA
- a CDS encoding branched-chain amino acid ABC transporter permease produces MNRTDTERALAPSSPLRHCVVIAGVGLCGLLLPDQWPLLARIAVMALFVLSLDLVVGIAGLATLGHVAFFGMGAYAAGIVALRWTADPLLGLAAGAAAGAATAAVSGLLVLRYQGFTFLMLTVAVAQILHSLANKLRGWTGGDDGLSGFAIDPVLGIAPFDLEGKVAYLYALAVLVGSYYVVRHIVDSPFGLSVRGIHQCRPRMPALGTPVGRQLWKIYVVAGLFAGMAGAVSAQISGIVGLDSFGFSLSAEALVMLILGGAGRLYGALIGAAIFMVLHHTASSINPYHWLFVIGGLLMVIVLVPRESLASWLRAVPRPWANGARAGKREAA; encoded by the coding sequence ATGAATCGCACGGACACCGAGCGGGCCCTGGCGCCGTCGTCGCCGCTGCGGCATTGCGTCGTCATCGCCGGCGTCGGGCTGTGCGGCCTGCTGCTGCCCGACCAGTGGCCGCTGCTGGCACGCATCGCCGTGATGGCCTTGTTCGTCCTGTCGCTGGACCTGGTGGTGGGCATCGCGGGGCTGGCCACGCTGGGCCACGTGGCCTTCTTCGGCATGGGCGCCTACGCGGCCGGCATCGTCGCGTTGCGCTGGACCGCCGATCCGCTGCTGGGGCTGGCCGCGGGCGCGGCGGCCGGGGCGGCAACGGCCGCCGTCTCCGGCCTGCTGGTCCTGCGCTACCAGGGCTTCACCTTCCTGATGCTGACGGTGGCCGTGGCGCAGATCCTGCACAGCCTGGCCAACAAGCTGCGCGGCTGGACCGGCGGCGATGACGGGCTGTCGGGCTTCGCCATCGACCCGGTGCTGGGCATCGCGCCTTTCGACCTGGAAGGCAAGGTCGCCTATCTGTACGCGCTGGCGGTGCTGGTCGGCAGCTACTACGTCGTCAGGCACATCGTCGATTCCCCTTTTGGCCTGTCGGTGCGGGGCATCCACCAATGCCGGCCGCGCATGCCCGCGCTGGGCACGCCGGTGGGGCGCCAGTTGTGGAAGATCTACGTGGTCGCGGGCCTGTTCGCGGGCATGGCGGGCGCGGTGTCGGCGCAGATCAGCGGCATCGTGGGGCTGGACAGCTTCGGCTTCTCGCTGTCGGCCGAGGCGCTCGTCATGCTGATACTGGGCGGGGCGGGGCGGCTGTACGGCGCGCTCATCGGCGCGGCGATCTTCATGGTCCTGCATCACACCGCTTCGTCAATCAATCCCTACCACTGGCTGTTCGTCATCGGCGGCCTGCTGATGGTGATCGTGCTCGTGCCGCGCGAGTCCCTCGCGTCCTGGCTCCGGGCGGTGCCCAGGCCATGGGCGAACGGCGCGCGGGCCGGCAAGCGGGAGGCCGCATGA
- a CDS encoding extracellular solute-binding protein produces the protein MRPTKRWLKWGVSVLAASFLAVGGLGTAAAQGAKKGNAKPAAKAAPAKKPAARGAKAAGAAGAAGAAAAMAAPSGPIELQVWHTLNPQQAAEFDSLVQRFNEQQHGFTVKVTAKPSVEALIEDGTAAVRARRAPHLVELPDNRSPEFIAGQGAILPMYQLLAKYPIKDLRWFLPQTTAGMSDAKGRLLALPWMADIPVYLYNRDLYRRAGLDPDAPPRTWRDMQAHLIALLQNGVNCPYATSWQTWVHVENLSAMHNSAYATRNNGLDGPNGAQLLANDLLHVRHLALMMSWVRSHLFPVRTDQDQGDAAFASGECAVLTSGSSALAQIQSKAAFSYGVAPLPYYEEEAARPSTPFVGGSAFWALGGHSTAEQKALATFIAYLATPVVAAEWHQKTGFLPLTEAAYRASEVSFYKNIPGAESVVRAMANPPAKFTRGFRLNNYDRVTDIINSELNAVWNGVKPPKQGLDDAVARSSAVMSAKK, from the coding sequence ATGCGGCCGACTAAGCGCTGGTTGAAATGGGGTGTATCGGTGCTCGCAGCCAGTTTCCTGGCCGTGGGCGGCCTGGGCACGGCGGCGGCGCAGGGCGCCAAGAAAGGCAACGCCAAGCCGGCCGCCAAGGCCGCGCCGGCCAAGAAACCCGCCGCGCGCGGCGCCAAGGCTGCGGGCGCGGCGGGCGCCGCCGGCGCTGCCGCCGCGATGGCTGCGCCTTCCGGTCCGATCGAATTGCAGGTATGGCATACCCTGAACCCGCAGCAGGCGGCTGAGTTCGATTCGCTGGTGCAGCGCTTCAACGAACAGCAGCACGGCTTCACGGTCAAGGTCACGGCCAAGCCCTCGGTCGAGGCGCTGATCGAGGACGGCACGGCCGCCGTGCGTGCGCGCCGCGCCCCGCACCTGGTCGAACTGCCCGATAACCGTTCGCCCGAGTTCATCGCGGGGCAGGGGGCCATCCTGCCCATGTATCAACTGCTGGCCAAGTATCCGATCAAGGACCTGCGCTGGTTCCTGCCGCAGACCACCGCCGGCATGAGCGACGCCAAGGGCCGCCTGCTGGCGCTGCCCTGGATGGCCGACATTCCCGTGTATCTCTACAACCGCGACCTGTACCGGCGCGCCGGCCTGGATCCCGATGCGCCGCCGCGCACCTGGCGCGACATGCAGGCGCACCTGATCGCGCTGCTGCAGAACGGCGTCAACTGTCCCTACGCCACCAGCTGGCAGACCTGGGTGCACGTGGAAAACCTCTCGGCCATGCACAACTCGGCCTACGCCACCCGCAACAACGGCCTGGACGGCCCCAATGGCGCCCAACTGCTGGCCAACGACCTGCTGCATGTCCGCCATCTGGCGCTGATGATGAGCTGGGTTCGCAGCCACCTGTTCCCGGTGCGTACCGACCAGGACCAGGGCGATGCCGCGTTCGCGTCCGGCGAATGCGCCGTGCTGACCAGCGGCAGCAGCGCGCTGGCCCAGATACAAAGCAAGGCGGCGTTCTCGTACGGCGTGGCGCCGCTGCCCTACTACGAGGAAGAAGCCGCGCGTCCCAGCACGCCGTTCGTGGGCGGTTCCGCGTTCTGGGCGCTGGGCGGCCATTCCACCGCCGAACAGAAGGCGCTGGCCACCTTCATCGCCTACCTGGCCACGCCGGTGGTGGCGGCCGAATGGCACCAGAAGACCGGCTTCCTGCCGCTGACCGAAGCGGCCTACCGCGCCTCCGAGGTGTCCTTCTACAAGAACATCCCGGGCGCCGAGAGCGTGGTGCGGGCGATGGCCAATCCGCCCGCCAAGTTCACGCGGGGTTTCCGCCTGAACAACTACGATCGCGTGACCGACATCATCAACAGCGAACTGAACGCCGTCTGGAATGGCGTCAAGCCGCCCAAGCAGGGGCTGGACGATGCCGTGGCGCGGTCGTCGGCGGTAATGAGCGCGAAGAAATGA
- a CDS encoding metallophosphoesterase gives MRLRVLSDLHHEHFNGNRPLPDVDADLVVLAGDIHTHDLGIAWAGRAFGKTPVIYVPGNHEFYSAHMGRLDRKMRETARRHGVHLLQNEAVELDGVRFLGATLWADFALYGSPGDELAQAMAVRVMPDFSCIDTDQGTFTPTACIALHRTARAWLDQQLDTPYAGRTVVVTHHAPSERSVPQQYKGNQLSPAFSSNLDDLAAKADLWIHGHTHTCFDYRIGKARVVANPGGYPGENGEFDPELVVEI, from the coding sequence ATGCGCCTAAGAGTCCTTTCCGACCTCCACCACGAACACTTCAACGGCAATCGCCCGCTGCCCGACGTCGACGCCGACCTGGTCGTGCTGGCCGGCGACATCCATACGCACGACCTCGGCATCGCGTGGGCCGGCCGGGCCTTCGGCAAGACGCCGGTCATCTACGTGCCGGGCAACCACGAGTTCTATTCCGCCCACATGGGCAGGCTGGATCGCAAGATGCGCGAGACCGCGCGCCGGCACGGCGTGCACCTGCTGCAGAACGAGGCGGTGGAGCTGGACGGCGTGCGTTTCCTGGGCGCCACGCTATGGGCCGATTTCGCGCTGTATGGATCGCCCGGCGATGAACTCGCGCAAGCCATGGCCGTGCGCGTGATGCCGGATTTCAGCTGCATCGACACCGACCAGGGCACGTTCACGCCAACGGCCTGCATCGCCCTGCACCGGACCGCCCGTGCCTGGCTGGACCAGCAGCTGGACACGCCCTACGCCGGCCGCACGGTGGTGGTCACTCACCATGCCCCTAGCGAACGCTCGGTGCCGCAGCAATACAAGGGCAACCAGTTGTCGCCGGCCTTCTCGTCCAACCTGGACGACCTGGCGGCCAAGGCCGACCTCTGGATACACGGCCATACCCACACCTGTTTCGACTATCGCATCGGCAAGGCGCGCGTGGTGGCGAACCCGGGCGGCTACCCGGGCGAGAACGGGGAATTCGATCCGGAACTGGTGGTGGAGATCTGA
- a CDS encoding 2Fe-2S iron-sulfur cluster-binding protein, which produces MPEVHLIQPGGLRVTLDVPVGTSIMQAAVSAGVAGILAECGGSCMCATCHVYAEEAALARLPPVQPAEHEMLACTADERRPNSRLSCQVKMTDDLAGLSFTLPEIQ; this is translated from the coding sequence ATGCCCGAAGTTCACCTGATCCAGCCCGGCGGGCTGCGCGTCACCCTGGACGTGCCCGTCGGCACCAGCATCATGCAGGCGGCGGTGTCGGCCGGCGTGGCCGGCATTCTTGCCGAATGCGGCGGGTCGTGCATGTGCGCGACCTGCCATGTCTATGCCGAGGAGGCGGCCCTGGCCCGGTTGCCGCCCGTGCAGCCCGCCGAGCACGAAATGCTGGCGTGCACGGCGGACGAGCGACGTCCCAACAGCCGCCTGAGCTGCCAAGTTAAAATGACCGACGATTTGGCCGGCCTGTCGTTCACGCTGCCGGAGATCCAATAA
- a CDS encoding MarR family winged helix-turn-helix transcriptional regulator, with product MTARQRERPTRTDALQGPAIDLDRYAPAYFTFIANKLARGASKHYLETYGIGIETWRIMVMLAIEGKVTAQRVCQLIGMDKASVSRTFKSMHAQGLVSFSSDDHDGRLRHATFTPQGRAMHDSIMKFALNREQAFLSVLAPGEVDVLIDLLRRLHENLPMVDATSDAFMENQRARGLVPPRGPRRRKVTTP from the coding sequence ATGACCGCCAGACAACGAGAACGTCCGACGCGCACCGACGCGCTGCAGGGCCCCGCCATCGATCTCGATCGTTACGCCCCCGCGTACTTCACCTTCATCGCCAACAAGCTGGCGCGCGGCGCGTCCAAGCACTACCTCGAGACCTACGGCATAGGCATCGAGACCTGGCGGATCATGGTCATGCTGGCGATCGAAGGCAAGGTCACCGCGCAGCGCGTGTGCCAGCTCATCGGCATGGACAAGGCCTCGGTCAGCCGGACCTTCAAGAGCATGCACGCGCAGGGCCTGGTCTCGTTCAGTTCCGACGACCACGACGGCCGGCTGCGCCACGCCACCTTCACGCCGCAGGGACGCGCGATGCACGACAGCATCATGAAGTTCGCGCTCAACCGCGAACAGGCGTTCCTGTCGGTGCTTGCGCCCGGCGAGGTCGACGTGCTGATCGACCTGCTGCGGCGCCTGCACGAGAATCTGCCCATGGTCGATGCCACTTCCGACGCCTTCATGGAAAACCAGCGAGCCCGGGGGCTGGTCCCGCCCCGTGGCCCGCGCCGACGCAAGGTAACCACCCCATGA
- a CDS encoding ABC transporter ATP-binding protein, whose protein sequence is MNPGGASLLELQGVVAGYGPVTVLNGLGMAVEAGSLTALLGRNGVGKSTTLKAIMGLAQVKAGRILFDGRDITHCRPDERAGLGLGYVPQTRDIFPSLSVEENLVAGLKRFPACDLDQAYALFPRLRERRRNRGNQLSGGEQQMLSVARALLGRPRLLLLDEPLEGLAPVICQELLEAFRRLAAQGGPTMLIVEQQVQEVLAFARQGVILERGSVVHQGDCAQLRTRDDILDRYLGMAVA, encoded by the coding sequence ATGAACCCGGGCGGCGCTTCCCTGCTGGAATTGCAGGGCGTGGTGGCGGGCTACGGCCCCGTTACGGTGCTGAACGGCCTGGGCATGGCGGTGGAGGCGGGCAGCCTGACCGCGCTGCTGGGCCGCAACGGCGTGGGCAAGTCCACCACCTTGAAGGCCATCATGGGCCTGGCCCAGGTCAAGGCTGGGCGCATCCTGTTCGACGGGCGCGACATCACGCACTGCCGGCCGGACGAGCGCGCCGGCCTGGGGCTGGGCTATGTCCCGCAGACCCGCGACATCTTTCCTTCCCTGTCGGTGGAGGAAAACCTGGTGGCGGGCCTGAAGCGTTTTCCCGCCTGCGACCTCGACCAGGCCTACGCGCTTTTCCCGCGCCTGCGCGAGCGCCGCCGCAATCGGGGCAACCAGTTGTCGGGCGGCGAGCAGCAGATGCTGTCGGTGGCCCGCGCGCTGCTGGGGCGTCCGCGCCTGCTCCTGCTGGACGAACCGCTGGAAGGGCTGGCACCGGTGATCTGCCAGGAACTGCTGGAAGCCTTCCGCCGGCTGGCGGCCCAAGGCGGACCCACCATGCTGATCGTCGAGCAGCAGGTGCAGGAGGTCCTGGCCTTCGCCCGCCAGGGCGTCATCCTGGAGCGCGGCAGCGTGGTCCACCAGGGAGACTGCGCGCAACTGCGCACCCGCGACGACATTCTCGATCGTTACCTGGGCATGGCCGTCGCGTGA
- a CDS encoding NAD(P)/FAD-dependent oxidoreductase, with amino-acid sequence MTRLVIVGGGHAAAQLAASLAEKQFPGGIVLVSDEPEIPYHRPPLSKTLIKDPEAPLPELRGASFYEQAGITLKLGTRAVAIDRAGKRLRLSSSAGQEDLAYDHLVLATGACVRELPQAPVGTPGVHYLRTYAQARALRDALPGAQRVVVLGGGFIGLEIAATARHLGKEVTVFESMPRLLTRSVSPEISSFLLETHRGAGVDIRLGSSVDGLEMAQGRAVGVVSGGAVVPADIVIAGIGATPNVELAREAGLACDNGIVVDATLATADPAISAIGDCTSFPHPAWPQPLRLESVQNANDQARTLAARLCGDPQPYTAVPWFWSDQGEARLQITGLWRPGYESVVRPAARGNGFSVLHFEGETLRAIESVNSPVDQMTARKLMQAGLSPAKGAVADPAVPLKA; translated from the coding sequence ATGACCCGACTCGTTATCGTGGGCGGCGGACACGCCGCCGCGCAACTGGCCGCCTCGCTGGCGGAAAAGCAGTTTCCCGGCGGCATCGTCCTGGTCAGCGACGAGCCCGAGATCCCGTATCACCGGCCGCCGCTTTCCAAGACCCTGATCAAGGATCCGGAGGCGCCGCTGCCCGAGCTGCGCGGCGCGTCCTTCTACGAGCAGGCGGGCATCACGCTGAAGCTGGGCACCCGCGCGGTGGCCATTGACCGGGCCGGCAAGCGCCTGCGGCTGTCGTCGTCCGCGGGGCAGGAAGACCTGGCCTACGATCACCTGGTGCTGGCCACGGGCGCGTGCGTGCGCGAATTGCCGCAGGCGCCCGTCGGGACGCCCGGCGTGCATTATCTGCGCACCTATGCCCAGGCCCGGGCCCTGCGCGACGCGCTGCCCGGCGCCCAGCGGGTGGTGGTGCTGGGCGGCGGCTTCATCGGACTGGAGATCGCGGCCACCGCCCGCCACCTGGGCAAGGAAGTGACGGTGTTCGAATCCATGCCGCGCCTGCTGACGCGATCGGTGTCGCCGGAGATCTCGTCCTTCCTGCTGGAGACGCATCGCGGCGCCGGCGTGGACATACGCCTGGGCAGTTCGGTCGACGGACTGGAGATGGCGCAGGGCAGGGCGGTGGGCGTGGTCTCGGGCGGCGCGGTGGTCCCCGCGGACATCGTCATCGCCGGCATAGGCGCGACGCCCAACGTGGAGCTGGCGCGCGAAGCCGGCCTGGCCTGCGACAACGGCATCGTCGTCGATGCTACCCTGGCCACCGCCGATCCGGCCATTTCCGCCATCGGCGATTGCACGTCCTTCCCGCATCCGGCCTGGCCGCAGCCGCTGCGGCTGGAATCGGTGCAGAACGCCAACGACCAGGCGCGCACTCTGGCCGCCAGGCTGTGCGGCGATCCCCAGCCCTATACGGCCGTGCCCTGGTTCTGGTCGGACCAGGGCGAGGCCCGCCTGCAGATCACGGGCCTGTGGCGCCCGGGGTACGAGAGCGTGGTGCGGCCGGCGGCGCGCGGCAACGGCTTCTCGGTGCTGCATTTCGAGGGCGAGACGCTGCGGGCCATCGAGTCGGTCAACTCGCCCGTGGACCAGATGACGGCCCGCAAGCTCATGCAGGCCGGGCTGTCGCCCGCCAAGGGGGCGGTCGCGGATCCGGCCGTGCCGCTGAAGGCCTGA
- a CDS encoding D-amino acid dehydrogenase, with the protein MRVVVLGSGIIGTSSAWWLRQSGHDVTVIDRQPGPAQETSFANGCQISVSYAEPWANPQAPLKLARWLLQGDAPLLFRLHADWHQWLWCMAFLRECLPGRLPRNVRALVNMAAYSRQTLQTMRAELGIPYDHLEKGIINFYRDPAEFDASQKAADLMREYGVDRRILNTEELVALEPALAPQSHRIVGADYTAADESGDVYQFTTALAGKAAAAGVEFRFSTQATRLLDEGGWVKAVETIDDHGRYAKVQGDVFVAALGSFTPDLVRPLGVPCMVYPAKGYSATYPVTDSTRAPTVSLTDSAHKVVFSRLGNRLRVAGTAELSGYSRALNTVRCEALTTLTRELFPGALDFDKVSYWSGLRPATPSNVPLIGRTRLPNLYLNTGHGTLGWTMGCGSGRALADLISGRRPQVDFPFL; encoded by the coding sequence ATGAGAGTTGTCGTATTAGGTAGCGGTATCATCGGCACGTCCAGCGCATGGTGGCTGCGCCAGTCCGGCCACGACGTCACGGTGATCGACCGCCAGCCTGGTCCGGCGCAGGAAACCAGTTTCGCCAACGGCTGCCAGATCTCGGTTTCGTATGCCGAGCCCTGGGCCAATCCGCAAGCCCCGCTCAAGCTGGCGCGCTGGCTGCTCCAGGGCGACGCGCCGCTGCTGTTCCGGCTGCACGCCGACTGGCACCAGTGGCTGTGGTGCATGGCCTTCCTGCGCGAATGCCTGCCCGGCCGCCTGCCGCGCAACGTACGGGCGCTGGTCAACATGGCGGCCTACAGCCGCCAGACCCTGCAGACCATGCGCGCCGAACTGGGCATCCCTTACGATCATCTCGAGAAAGGGATCATCAATTTCTATCGGGATCCGGCCGAGTTCGACGCTTCGCAGAAGGCGGCCGACCTGATGCGCGAATACGGCGTCGACCGCCGCATCCTCAACACCGAGGAACTGGTCGCGCTGGAGCCGGCGCTGGCACCGCAAAGCCATCGCATCGTCGGAGCCGACTACACCGCGGCCGACGAAAGCGGCGACGTCTATCAATTCACCACCGCACTGGCTGGGAAGGCCGCCGCCGCGGGCGTGGAGTTCCGTTTCTCCACCCAGGCTACGCGTCTGCTGGACGAGGGCGGGTGGGTCAAGGCGGTCGAGACCATCGACGACCACGGGCGCTACGCCAAGGTCCAGGGCGATGTCTTCGTGGCCGCGCTGGGCAGCTTCACGCCGGACCTGGTGCGCCCGCTGGGCGTCCCCTGCATGGTCTATCCGGCCAAGGGTTATTCGGCGACATACCCCGTTACGGATTCCACCCGGGCTCCCACGGTCAGCCTGACGGACAGTGCCCATAAAGTGGTATTTTCGCGGCTGGGCAACCGGCTGAGAGTCGCGGGAACCGCGGAACTCAGCGGCTATTCCCGCGCTCTGAACACGGTGCGCTGCGAGGCGCTCACCACCCTGACGCGGGAACTCTTTCCGGGCGCGCTGGACTTCGACAAGGTGTCCTACTGGTCGGGCCTGCGCCCCGCGACTCCCTCGAACGTGCCCCTGATCGGACGCACGCGCCTGCCCAACCTGTACCTGAACACCGGGCATGGCACCTTGGGGTGGACCATGGGCTGCGGGTCCGGGAGGGCCTTGGCCGACCTGATAAGCGGCCGCCGGCCGCAGGTGGATTTTCCCTTTTTGTGA
- a CDS encoding ABC transporter ATP-binding protein, giving the protein MTLSVRKLDKSFGGLHVTRSVSFDLGRGERVALIGPNGAGKTTLVNLISGTLKPSGGEVLLAGRRLTHLPQARRVGCGLARTFQITTLPAHMPVLNQVEMAIHARLGMAHRWWRPFSACREVRDEAWSILERLSLEPAAGRMPSGLAYGEQRLVEIALALALRPEVLMLDEPMAGVPRGEGRTVLRALEDLPDSLSILMIEHDMDLVFSFAQRIIVLAEGRIMAEGTPDEIRRHPEVRAAYLGATA; this is encoded by the coding sequence ATGACGCTCAGCGTACGCAAGCTCGACAAGTCCTTCGGCGGCCTGCACGTGACGCGTTCGGTGTCCTTCGACCTGGGGCGCGGCGAACGCGTGGCCCTGATCGGACCCAACGGCGCGGGCAAGACCACGCTGGTCAACCTGATCTCGGGCACGCTCAAGCCCAGCGGCGGCGAGGTCCTGCTGGCCGGCCGGCGCCTGACGCACCTGCCACAGGCCCGGCGGGTGGGCTGCGGCCTGGCCCGCACCTTCCAGATCACCACGCTGCCCGCGCACATGCCGGTGCTGAACCAGGTCGAGATGGCCATCCATGCGCGCCTGGGCATGGCGCACCGGTGGTGGCGCCCGTTCAGCGCCTGCCGCGAGGTCCGCGACGAGGCCTGGTCCATCCTGGAGCGATTGTCCCTGGAACCGGCGGCGGGCCGCATGCCCAGCGGCCTGGCCTACGGCGAGCAGCGCCTGGTGGAGATCGCCCTGGCGCTGGCGCTGCGGCCCGAGGTCCTGATGCTGGACGAGCCCATGGCCGGCGTGCCGCGCGGGGAAGGGCGCACCGTGCTGCGGGCGCTGGAGGACCTGCCCGACAGCCTTTCCATCCTGATGATCGAACACGACATGGACCTGGTCTTCAGCTTCGCGCAACGCATCATCGTGCTGGCCGAGGGGCGCATCATGGCCGAGGGCACGCCGGACGAGATCCGCCGCCATCCCGAGGTGCGGGCGGCCTACCTGGGAGCGACGGCATGA